In a single window of the Blastopirellula marina genome:
- a CDS encoding CRTAC1 family protein: MLQNNRRWYVAILFVALLLGPAIYIRYANSEANSHAFPASDASNDLLDRYGFQLHESASEAGIDFNHTPPRIDSQLAHIEPQIASMGASISIVDFDRDGWNDIYVTNSSPGSANAMYRNQQDGTFREMATELGIAQLNEPGTGACMGSIWADYDNDGFEDLLVYKWGPPELFHNEAGKSFVRVTEEADLPSWCNAGSATWFDYDNDGYVDLLIAGYWPDDVRLEALEHTRIMPESFEYAGNGGRKWLLRNLGNGTFKDVTSDVGISSTMWTLAVVAADFNDDGYPDLFLANDYGVSELYLNETDDQGRRFREIGKQAGIGHSPKSGMNAAVGDVLNQGALAIYETNISEEGVLIQGNNLWMPLEKGTAQFQNLASVMGVEMGGWSFGAQFGDLNNDGNLDLYLTNGYVSGDPGTTYWYDFSEITGGHSSIISDAKNWPAMQGRSLSGFQHKRVWLNDGAGSFTEVGQAVGVADKCDGRAVAMADLWNRGVIDVVVANQAGPMLLYKNTVAKGNHWIEFDLTGTESNRNAIGTQVTVHWNGQQQLQQVIAASGYAAQNQRRLHFGLGNVSDVEKVVIRWPSGTKQVIQAPQADKIHGIEESK; this comes from the coding sequence ATGTTGCAAAACAACCGTCGATGGTACGTGGCGATTCTGTTTGTCGCCTTGCTACTCGGGCCTGCGATATATATCCGTTACGCGAACAGCGAGGCCAATTCACATGCATTTCCTGCCAGCGATGCTTCGAACGATTTGTTAGATCGGTACGGATTCCAGCTTCACGAATCAGCTTCTGAAGCAGGGATCGACTTTAATCACACGCCACCTCGGATTGATTCACAGCTTGCACATATTGAACCACAAATTGCCTCCATGGGAGCATCCATCTCGATCGTCGACTTCGATCGCGATGGATGGAACGACATCTACGTCACCAACAGCAGCCCAGGGAGTGCCAACGCGATGTATCGAAACCAACAGGATGGAACGTTTCGCGAAATGGCCACCGAACTTGGGATCGCTCAGCTGAATGAGCCAGGGACTGGGGCATGCATGGGTAGTATTTGGGCCGATTATGACAACGATGGTTTCGAGGATCTTCTAGTTTACAAGTGGGGACCACCAGAATTGTTTCACAATGAAGCAGGCAAGTCTTTTGTTCGCGTCACTGAGGAGGCCGATCTTCCGTCGTGGTGTAATGCGGGCTCAGCCACTTGGTTCGACTATGACAACGACGGCTATGTTGATCTATTGATCGCTGGTTACTGGCCGGATGATGTCCGTTTGGAAGCCTTAGAGCATACACGCATCATGCCAGAAAGTTTCGAGTACGCAGGTAACGGAGGCAGAAAGTGGTTGCTGAGAAATCTTGGAAACGGAACGTTTAAAGACGTCACATCGGACGTTGGCATTTCCAGTACGATGTGGACGCTCGCTGTCGTGGCTGCTGACTTCAACGACGATGGCTACCCCGATCTTTTTCTCGCCAACGATTACGGCGTTTCCGAACTATATCTCAATGAAACAGATGATCAGGGGCGGCGCTTTCGCGAAATAGGTAAGCAAGCCGGGATCGGTCATTCGCCGAAAAGTGGCATGAACGCGGCGGTCGGTGATGTCCTCAACCAGGGAGCACTGGCGATATACGAAACGAATATTTCCGAGGAAGGCGTCCTCATTCAGGGAAACAATCTCTGGATGCCCTTAGAAAAGGGAACCGCCCAATTTCAGAACCTCGCTTCGGTGATGGGGGTCGAGATGGGCGGATGGAGCTTCGGCGCGCAATTTGGAGACCTGAACAACGACGGCAATCTCGATTTGTACCTAACCAACGGCTATGTGTCAGGTGATCCAGGCACGACTTACTGGTATGACTTTTCTGAGATCACCGGGGGCCACTCAAGCATTATTTCCGACGCCAAGAACTGGCCAGCAATGCAAGGTCGAAGCCTATCCGGTTTTCAGCACAAACGTGTTTGGCTGAATGACGGTGCTGGCAGTTTCACAGAGGTTGGGCAAGCCGTAGGCGTTGCCGATAAGTGCGACGGCCGCGCTGTGGCGATGGCAGATTTGTGGAATCGGGGTGTTATAGATGTTGTCGTAGCTAACCAAGCGGGGCCAATGCTTCTCTACAAAAATACCGTCGCTAAGGGCAACCACTGGATTGAATTCGATCTGACCGGAACGGAAAGCAACAGAAACGCAATCGGTACGCAAGTTACGGTTCATTGGAATGGTCAACAGCAACTCCAACAAGTGATCGCAGCTAGCGGCTATGCGGCTCAGAACCAGCGTCGACTCCATTTCGGACTCGGGAACGTGTCCGATGTCGAAAAGGTAGTTATCCGCTGGCCATCGGGAACGAAACAAGTCATTCAGGCTCCTCAGGCAGATAAGATTCATGGAATTGAAGAATCAAAATGA
- a CDS encoding RnfABCDGE type electron transport complex subunit D, with protein sequence MNSSTHRIANEEPSSNDKPQVSFFAKFFSLDNRFLAPIFITLILVVGQLTFGMLESWSRTFLAIGVCIVCEVVLGRLLLGKFPYLASAYISGISVGILIRSPFVWPYALCAALSIMSKYVLRWRDRHLWNPSNFGVSAMLFLYPAAVASLSIQWGNSIWPMAIIWCLGSLIVMRLKRFHICLTYVVTFLVLAYVRCLITGKPYGASIAPLTGPMYQLFVFFMITDPKTTVRSTWGQCLVAVSIAAVEMMLRLAEVIHAPYYALFLVGPAANVLEIWLTQNRTPDPIKDEVNITPETTLAHAEPS encoded by the coding sequence ATGAATAGCTCTACTCACCGTATCGCGAATGAAGAACCTTCCTCAAACGATAAACCGCAAGTTTCGTTCTTCGCCAAATTCTTCAGCCTCGACAATCGCTTTCTCGCGCCGATCTTCATTACGTTGATTCTCGTCGTAGGCCAGTTGACATTCGGTATGCTGGAAAGCTGGTCACGAACCTTTCTCGCAATTGGCGTCTGCATTGTTTGTGAAGTTGTGCTAGGCCGATTGCTTTTAGGAAAGTTTCCTTACCTGGCGAGTGCTTATATCTCGGGGATCAGCGTCGGTATTCTTATACGTTCACCATTTGTTTGGCCATACGCGTTGTGCGCGGCGCTTTCCATTATGTCGAAATACGTTCTGCGTTGGCGTGATCGCCATCTATGGAACCCCTCGAACTTCGGTGTGAGTGCGATGTTGTTTCTATATCCCGCCGCCGTAGCCTCCCTTAGTATTCAATGGGGGAACTCGATCTGGCCCATGGCAATCATTTGGTGCCTGGGCTCACTGATCGTGATGCGACTAAAACGATTTCACATTTGCTTGACGTACGTCGTGACTTTTTTGGTGCTGGCGTACGTCCGTTGCCTTATCACGGGCAAGCCTTACGGAGCGAGCATCGCTCCACTAACGGGGCCCATGTATCAACTCTTTGTCTTCTTTATGATCACCGATCCTAAAACAACGGTACGCAGTACTTGGGGACAATGTCTCGTCGCCGTATCCATTGCCGCGGTGGAAATGATGCTTCGTCTGGCCGAGGTCATCCACGCGCCGTACTACGCACTGTTTCTAGTGGGACCAGCAGCCAACGTGCTTGAAATCTGGCTCACGCAGAATCGGACACCTGATCCGATCAAGGATGAGGTCAACATCACACCTGAGACGACACTTGCCCATGCCGAACCTTCGTAA
- a CDS encoding c-type cytochrome domain-containing protein: MTYSDRLFQARNTICGTVLSWALAFALFNPSLSLAQDSTEVAKLGAKVKEVFRSRCFECHGGSAVQGGVDVLKVAELRDQEYATPGKPDDSLLYEILLEEDEDARMPLGQPPLDPNEISLIRKWIVAGAKDFPLDVVGAEADPTVMETYRDPDYLFQQILEHQRSLPLQDRYSYRYFSSHHLLVGGATREELGRQRDALFKALNHLSYQNQLVQPEVVNEDVGTLFAVDLRKLNWHRTVAQSEDSSSDSKRLNNHDLVLLDYPYAIVYEASQTYDLLAQEYLRPSKMIRPVPYLRIDWFCSTATLPPLYHDLLQLPHTLKELEEKLDIDSEDNIAQRIAKRAGMAVSGVSRNNRAVERHPYEHGAYWKSIDYASSKGTENIFIDPIHLVGTGGEMIFNLPNGLQAYYVADSAGGRLDFAPTSIVTDRLAEDKTVRNGLSCIRCHDRGMKAFQDDVRPAIELISGSGQIDKRSALELYPARKEMDELIQADEDRFLTSIEKLLGHPQEDEPLTPVSKRFLEAPLQLHTVAGELGLTSTDELRVIVRQPRLTGLGLVSLADAGVIRRDTWEDFYDQVITGLGIGIPVISFDGITLPNYIPPTSSVDVRVSTTRANNIFSPGDELAIFIENKGNQPVFIEMLGRSFSGKLATILPAGTKLAAGEKRRFPEEGTLKVKPALGSEEIIVYAGENEFTGATIVRGENVTDRVVHPFYELEGDGQIRLKNDPRGLVKRTLTIETR, translated from the coding sequence GTGACTTACTCCGATCGACTCTTCCAGGCCCGAAACACGATTTGCGGTACGGTATTGAGCTGGGCTTTGGCATTCGCGTTGTTCAATCCGAGTTTGTCACTCGCTCAGGATTCAACCGAAGTCGCAAAGTTAGGGGCGAAGGTAAAAGAGGTCTTTCGCTCTCGCTGTTTCGAATGTCATGGAGGGAGCGCCGTTCAAGGCGGCGTCGACGTGCTGAAAGTCGCGGAGCTCCGTGATCAAGAATATGCCACACCTGGCAAGCCGGACGATTCGTTGCTTTACGAGATTCTGTTGGAAGAAGACGAAGATGCGCGCATGCCACTGGGGCAGCCTCCCCTCGATCCTAACGAGATTTCGCTAATTCGGAAGTGGATCGTCGCTGGGGCCAAGGACTTCCCTTTGGACGTCGTCGGGGCTGAGGCTGATCCGACCGTGATGGAAACGTATCGTGATCCGGATTACCTCTTTCAGCAAATTCTGGAACATCAAAGAAGCTTGCCACTGCAAGATCGATATTCGTACCGCTATTTTAGCTCACATCATTTGCTAGTTGGTGGGGCCACGCGCGAGGAATTAGGACGCCAGCGAGATGCATTGTTCAAGGCGTTGAACCATTTGTCGTACCAGAATCAACTGGTCCAGCCAGAAGTCGTCAACGAAGACGTCGGGACTTTGTTTGCCGTCGATCTGCGAAAGCTGAACTGGCATCGAACGGTCGCGCAGTCCGAAGATAGCTCGTCTGATTCAAAACGTTTAAACAATCACGATCTAGTGTTACTCGATTATCCGTACGCAATCGTCTACGAGGCTTCGCAGACCTACGATCTACTCGCTCAGGAATACCTTCGCCCGTCGAAGATGATTCGACCGGTGCCATACTTACGGATCGATTGGTTCTGCAGCACGGCTACCTTGCCTCCCTTGTATCACGACCTGTTGCAACTGCCGCATACGCTTAAGGAACTCGAAGAAAAGCTTGATATCGATTCGGAAGATAATATCGCCCAGCGAATTGCTAAGCGGGCCGGCATGGCAGTCTCTGGCGTTTCTCGTAATAATCGCGCCGTCGAGCGGCATCCTTATGAACATGGGGCATATTGGAAAAGTATTGACTACGCTTCAAGCAAGGGAACCGAAAACATATTCATCGATCCGATCCACTTGGTAGGAACCGGCGGTGAAATGATCTTCAATTTGCCCAACGGCCTGCAGGCGTATTACGTTGCAGATTCGGCAGGGGGACGTCTTGACTTCGCACCCACGTCAATCGTGACCGATCGACTGGCCGAAGATAAAACGGTTCGCAACGGGCTTTCTTGTATTCGGTGTCACGATCGAGGCATGAAAGCATTTCAGGACGATGTGCGACCAGCGATTGAACTTATCAGTGGAAGTGGTCAGATCGACAAACGCTCGGCCTTAGAGCTTTATCCGGCTCGAAAAGAAATGGACGAGTTGATCCAGGCAGACGAGGATCGCTTTTTGACCAGCATCGAAAAGTTACTCGGTCATCCCCAAGAGGATGAGCCGCTGACTCCCGTCAGTAAACGATTTTTGGAGGCTCCGCTGCAGTTACACACCGTCGCTGGTGAACTGGGGCTGACGTCCACCGATGAATTGCGCGTCATCGTCCGGCAACCACGACTGACTGGCCTTGGGCTAGTATCGCTCGCAGATGCCGGTGTGATTCGGCGTGACACTTGGGAAGACTTCTACGATCAAGTGATTACGGGCCTGGGGATTGGTATCCCAGTAATCTCTTTCGATGGAATCACCCTGCCCAACTACATTCCTCCAACCTCATCGGTGGATGTCCGGGTCTCAACAACACGTGCCAACAACATCTTCTCACCTGGTGACGAGTTAGCGATCTTCATCGAGAATAAGGGTAACCAGCCTGTTTTCATTGAAATGTTGGGCCGCAGCTTCTCAGGCAAATTGGCTACCATTTTGCCCGCTGGAACCAAGTTAGCCGCCGGCGAGAAGCGAAGATTCCCCGAAGAGGGAACCTTGAAGGTGAAGCCGGCCCTAGGAAGCGAAGAGATCATTGTCTATGCCGGTGAAAACGAGTTCACAGGCGCCACCATCGTTCGAGGTGAAAATGTCACCGATCGCGTGGTCCATCCGTTTTACGAGTTGGAAGGAGATGGTCAGATCCGCTTGAAGAATGATCCCCGCGGATTGGTCAAACGAACACTTACAATTGAAACTCGTTAA
- a CDS encoding carboxymuconolactone decarboxylase family protein yields MPFIQWINEQDAEGEVAEGYDIYFQKRPDRTQVADIVKCFSHRPDFMKQMMEFSWKVHFCDGHLSERVKEMIATLVSGQNRCPYCMHSHAYFLHSHGAEDSVVAAVGKGDLDDARIPANEKALLKFAYKLTNNSHKNRPEDVQDLRDAGWSEPQIAEAVYITALFAFFNRVANGFGLENPNYFDLEEKPDPLSGYLPAVGETN; encoded by the coding sequence ATGCCATTTATTCAGTGGATCAACGAACAGGATGCAGAGGGAGAGGTGGCGGAAGGGTACGACATTTACTTCCAAAAACGTCCAGACCGGACTCAAGTGGCAGACATCGTCAAATGCTTCAGCCATCGCCCCGACTTCATGAAACAAATGATGGAGTTCAGTTGGAAGGTTCATTTCTGCGATGGTCATCTATCGGAACGAGTCAAAGAGATGATCGCAACGTTGGTGTCCGGACAAAATCGTTGTCCCTATTGCATGCACTCGCATGCCTATTTCCTTCACTCTCATGGAGCCGAAGATAGTGTCGTTGCGGCGGTTGGAAAAGGAGACCTTGACGACGCGAGAATACCAGCTAACGAGAAGGCACTTCTCAAGTTTGCGTACAAGCTGACGAACAATTCGCACAAGAATCGTCCGGAGGACGTGCAGGACTTACGAGATGCGGGATGGAGCGAACCACAAATTGCGGAGGCTGTCTACATTACCGCATTGTTTGCTTTCTTTAATCGCGTTGCCAATGGATTCGGGCTCGAAAATCCAAACTACTTCGATCTAGAAGAAAAACCAGATCCCCTCAGTGGATATCTCCCTGCCGTCGGCGAGACCAACTGA